The following proteins are co-located in the Roseovarius arcticus genome:
- a CDS encoding TadE/TadG family type IV pilus assembly protein, with product MSSKTRKFIAMATGQADRRAGQFRQDEDGAVVAFTLFFLVMMLIAGGVAVDVMRHEMQRARLQNTLDTAVLAAAGAPYGSKPKEIVEDYFAKAEMSSYLNEIDDDGEGGDDDIVQTVNTSKVSASADMTLQTYLMKLAGVNQLTAFTASSAERRVPKLEVSMVLDVSGSMDSNSKLVNLKKAGKKFVTTILDSSTLGDAVISIVPFSWDVSPGENIIVSLDVDVRHDYSTCLQFTNDDFNSAAINPEEEQVQLIYTSEYDYGFDNLNDVYRTCYNEPNAEILPYSISESDLHTKIESLEAKGNTSGNMGMKWGAALLDPKFEVIKTALNGKTDADGTKLVDDRVGDVPSPYNEAETLKVIVMMGDGQNTYSNQFPLNSSFRGPNSYLHYVEWDELEFEYAYNKYKSNKRKDDESYCTKKDWECVYSAVSHSSYFLYDPDDNKYKNLDTGERLETWEFNELLTSDGFQSHDQKTWEQAWGKMSPDFMDKENGYGVAEDEFESYSNRVQGSEKDAQMSNICTAIKNQGVVVYTIGFEVPSDGTAERELKKCATSDAHYYRANGIDITDAFSSIASNVVNLRLTQ from the coding sequence ATGAGTTCCAAAACCCGCAAGTTCATAGCCATGGCAACAGGTCAGGCAGACCGCCGCGCCGGCCAGTTCCGGCAGGATGAGGATGGCGCGGTCGTTGCGTTCACCCTGTTCTTTCTGGTCATGATGCTGATCGCGGGCGGTGTTGCCGTCGACGTGATGCGCCACGAGATGCAGCGGGCGCGCCTTCAGAATACTCTGGACACCGCGGTGCTTGCCGCCGCCGGCGCTCCGTATGGCTCCAAACCCAAAGAGATCGTCGAGGACTACTTCGCCAAGGCGGAAATGTCGTCCTATCTGAATGAGATCGACGACGATGGCGAGGGTGGCGACGACGACATCGTGCAAACTGTGAACACTAGTAAGGTCAGCGCAAGCGCCGATATGACCTTGCAAACCTACTTGATGAAGCTGGCAGGCGTGAACCAACTGACCGCCTTCACAGCCTCCAGCGCCGAGCGCCGCGTGCCGAAGCTGGAAGTGTCGATGGTGCTGGACGTGTCCGGTTCAATGGACAGCAACAGCAAGCTGGTCAACCTTAAGAAGGCCGGCAAGAAGTTTGTTACAACGATCCTCGACAGTTCGACCTTGGGCGATGCGGTTATCTCAATCGTGCCGTTTAGCTGGGACGTTTCGCCGGGCGAGAATATCATTGTGTCGCTCGACGTAGACGTTCGCCACGATTACTCGACCTGCTTGCAATTCACGAACGACGACTTCAATAGCGCGGCGATCAACCCCGAAGAAGAGCAGGTACAGCTGATCTATACGTCCGAATATGACTACGGTTTCGACAACCTTAACGATGTATATCGCACCTGCTATAATGAGCCGAACGCGGAAATCCTGCCCTATTCAATCAGCGAAAGCGATCTGCATACCAAGATCGAATCGCTGGAAGCAAAGGGCAATACGTCCGGCAACATGGGAATGAAGTGGGGCGCGGCGCTGCTGGACCCCAAGTTCGAGGTTATTAAAACGGCCCTTAATGGCAAGACCGACGCCGACGGCACTAAGCTGGTGGATGACCGCGTCGGCGACGTGCCCTCCCCCTACAATGAGGCCGAGACGCTGAAGGTCATCGTTATGATGGGCGACGGTCAGAACACATATTCAAACCAATTCCCCCTGAACAGCAGCTTTCGGGGTCCGAACTCCTACCTACACTACGTCGAATGGGATGAGCTTGAGTTCGAGTATGCCTACAACAAATACAAATCGAACAAACGCAAGGACGACGAGTCTTATTGCACCAAGAAAGACTGGGAATGCGTATACTCGGCGGTCAGTCACTCCTCGTATTTCCTCTACGATCCCGACGACAATAAATACAAGAACCTCGATACAGGCGAACGTCTGGAGACCTGGGAGTTCAACGAGCTGCTCACTTCCGACGGGTTCCAGTCGCACGACCAAAAGACTTGGGAACAGGCGTGGGGCAAGATGAGCCCAGACTTCATGGACAAGGAAAATGGCTACGGAGTCGCAGAGGACGAATTCGAGAGTTACTCGAACCGGGTCCAAGGCTCGGAGAAGGACGCGCAGATGAGCAATATCTGCACCGCCATCAAAAATCAGGGCGTGGTCGTCTATACCATCGGCTTTGAGGTGCCTAGTGACGGCACCGCAGAGAGAGAGCTAAAGAAATGCGCGACATCGGACGCGCACTACTACCGCGCCAATGGGATCGACATCACGGATGCCTTCAGCTCGATCGCATCGAACGTGGTCAACCTGAGGCTAACACAATGA
- a CDS encoding TadE/TadG family type IV pilus assembly protein encodes MMRPIHGITGRLKRLVNREDGNASVEFMIIVPIYLALMVMSLELSFITLRQTMLERGLDIAVRDIRLGTGTAPTHDAIKKRICDEAIIIPNCESSVRLEMVPTDMRNLTTLGGEAMCTDKEEEGAPVLSFTPGQQNQLMFLRACAKYDPIFPTWHLARAMNQDSSGQIAIVTMSAFVQEPL; translated from the coding sequence ATGATGCGCCCCATCCATGGCATCACCGGGCGCTTAAAGCGCCTGGTGAACCGCGAGGACGGGAACGCGTCGGTCGAGTTTATGATCATCGTGCCGATCTATCTGGCACTGATGGTTATGTCGCTGGAGCTAAGCTTTATCACGCTGCGGCAAACCATGCTGGAGCGGGGACTGGACATCGCCGTGCGCGACATCCGCCTTGGCACCGGCACCGCGCCGACACATGACGCAATCAAAAAACGCATTTGCGACGAGGCCATCATCATCCCAAACTGCGAAAGCAGCGTGCGCCTTGAAATGGTGCCGACGGACATGCGCAATCTGACCACCCTCGGTGGTGAGGCGATGTGCACCGACAAGGAAGAAGAGGGCGCACCAGTGCTGTCTTTTACCCCCGGCCAGCAAAACCAGCTGATGTTCCTGCGGGCCTGCGCCAAATACGACCCCATTTTCCCGACGTGGCATCTGGCACGTGCCATGAACCAGGATAGCAGTGGACAGATCGCAATCGTGACGATGTCCGCCTTCGTTCAGGAGCCTTTGTAA
- a CDS encoding TadE/TadG family type IV pilus assembly protein encodes MVRIDMKSWLSRFRNDERGSVMVEAVITLPILIWGIGATYEFFEVHRYHSARDKASYTIADMISREMLPITPTYLNNAKSVFDTIANDNGENALRVSVIKYDSDEDEYSVKWSEVRGTTSLNALTTADVKTAHATLPMMRDGEELIIVDSLSEYPPMFDVWFGDEMDVATHVVTSPRFAPQINWDNS; translated from the coding sequence ATGGTCCGAATTGATATGAAATCCTGGCTCTCCAGGTTCCGCAATGACGAGCGTGGCTCTGTCATGGTCGAGGCGGTCATCACCCTTCCCATACTGATCTGGGGGATTGGCGCGACATACGAATTCTTTGAGGTGCACCGCTATCACAGCGCCCGCGACAAGGCGAGCTACACCATCGCAGACATGATCTCGCGAGAGATGCTGCCGATCACGCCTACCTACCTCAACAACGCCAAATCGGTGTTTGACACGATAGCCAACGACAATGGCGAAAACGCCCTGCGCGTGTCAGTGATCAAGTACGATTCGGACGAGGATGAGTATTCCGTAAAGTGGAGCGAGGTGCGCGGCACGACCTCGTTGAACGCGCTGACGACTGCGGACGTCAAGACCGCGCATGCCACGCTGCCGATGATGCGTGACGGCGAGGAATTGATCATCGTCGACAGCCTTTCGGAATATCCGCCTATGTTCGACGTGTGGTTCGGCGATGAGATGGATGTCGCGACTCACGTGGTCACCAGCCCGCGCTTTGCGCCACAAATAAACTGGGATAACAGCTAA
- a CDS encoding NAD(P)-dependent oxidoreductase: MKTGFIGLGNAGGKLAGSLLRNGIELIVHDLDPALVDGFARRGAAPGGDPAAMMQDCDTIITCLPSPAASDAVMRLMLPHTGPGKTWIEMSTTDPSEVRRLGALMIAAGASAADCPVSGGCHRADTGNISIFAGCDRATFDRILPLLTIMGRRVLHTGDLGAASVLKVMTNYLATANLLTLCEALTVMKAAGADMATTYEAIAISSGTSFVHETESQLILSGSRDVNFTMDLVQKDIGLFQALADAHNVPLEISPLVIDMMTDGQRRYGTRAQSDMMIARLEEATGLDVTAPGFPAELIDDEPEARGEEIVPRR, encoded by the coding sequence ATGAAGACTGGATTCATAGGGCTGGGCAATGCCGGCGGCAAACTGGCGGGCAGTCTGCTGAGAAACGGCATTGAGTTGATTGTGCATGATCTTGACCCTGCGCTGGTCGACGGGTTCGCCCGGCGCGGTGCGGCGCCGGGCGGCGACCCGGCGGCGATGATGCAGGATTGCGATACGATCATCACCTGCCTGCCCAGCCCTGCCGCCAGCGATGCTGTGATGCGCCTGATGCTACCCCATACCGGGCCGGGCAAGACATGGATCGAAATGTCGACCACCGATCCCTCCGAAGTGCGGCGCCTGGGGGCGCTGATGATCGCTGCTGGGGCGTCAGCCGCCGATTGCCCAGTGTCGGGCGGTTGTCACCGCGCCGATACCGGCAATATCAGTATATTCGCGGGCTGCGACCGCGCTACGTTTGACCGAATCCTGCCGCTGCTGACGATCATGGGCCGCAGGGTGCTGCATACCGGCGATCTGGGCGCTGCATCGGTGCTGAAGGTGATGACGAACTATTTAGCTACCGCCAACCTGCTGACGCTGTGCGAGGCGCTGACTGTGATGAAGGCGGCCGGCGCTGATATGGCCACGACATATGAGGCGATCGCGATATCGTCCGGCACGTCGTTTGTGCACGAGACGGAAAGCCAGTTGATTCTGTCGGGGTCGCGCGACGTTAATTTCACGATGGATCTCGTGCAAAAGGATATTGGACTTTTTCAAGCGCTGGCAGATGCGCATAACGTGCCGCTGGAAATTTCGCCCCTCGTAATCGACATGATGACGGACGGCCAGCGCCGCTATGGAACGCGTGCGCAATCAGACATGATGATCGCCCGGCTGGAGGAGGCGACGGGGCTGGATGTGACGGCGCCCGGTTTTCCCGCTGAGTTGATCGACGACGAGCCCGAGGCGCGCGGCGAGGAAATTGTGCCGCGCCGCTAG
- a CDS encoding homoserine dehydrogenase → MTDPLRLGIAGLGTVGTGVVRIIRQKADLLTARAGRPIAIGAVSARTRGKDRGVNLSGYAWEDDPVALAQRDDVDVFVELIGGDNGPAKDAVEAAIAAGKDVVTANKALLAHHGHALALTAEAAGRVIRFEAAVAGGIPVVKALTEGLAGNDMTRVMGVMNGTCNYILTRMQSAGLAYDEVFQEASDLGYLEADPQLDVGGIDAAHKLALLAAIAFGTQVDFGSVEMEGIGAITIEDINHAADMGFRIKLLGVAQMTGRGLEQRMTPCLVPASSPLGQLEGGTNMVVLEGDNVEQVVLRGPGAGMGPTASAVMGDVMDIARGFRMPVFGRPAASLERAQPAAAGTPAPYYLRMSLADRPGALAKVATALGEAGISIDRMRQYDHAGPDAPVLIVTHKAGRDDLARALEAIPHLGVVTGTPIALRIENV, encoded by the coding sequence ATGACAGATCCCCTGCGCCTCGGTATCGCCGGATTGGGCACTGTCGGCACCGGTGTTGTGCGCATCATCCGCCAAAAGGCCGACCTACTGACCGCCCGCGCCGGACGGCCCATTGCGATCGGCGCCGTTTCGGCCCGTACGCGCGGCAAGGATCGCGGTGTGAATCTGTCGGGCTACGCATGGGAGGATGATCCCGTCGCCCTCGCCCAACGCGACGACGTTGACGTGTTCGTAGAGCTGATCGGCGGCGATAACGGACCTGCCAAGGATGCTGTTGAGGCTGCAATAGCGGCCGGTAAGGACGTCGTCACCGCGAACAAGGCGCTTTTGGCCCATCACGGTCACGCACTGGCGCTGACCGCCGAGGCCGCAGGCCGCGTTATCCGCTTTGAGGCGGCTGTCGCGGGCGGCATCCCGGTGGTCAAGGCGCTGACCGAGGGGCTGGCCGGCAATGACATGACCCGCGTGATGGGCGTGATGAACGGCACCTGCAATTACATCCTGACACGGATGCAATCTGCAGGCTTGGCCTACGACGAGGTGTTTCAGGAGGCGTCCGATCTGGGCTATCTAGAAGCGGACCCGCAGCTGGACGTGGGCGGTATCGACGCCGCGCACAAGCTGGCGCTGTTGGCGGCCATCGCATTTGGCACGCAGGTCGACTTCGGATCGGTTGAGATGGAGGGCATCGGCGCGATTACTATCGAGGATATCAATCACGCCGCCGACATGGGTTTTCGGATTAAGCTACTCGGCGTCGCCCAGATGACTGGCCGCGGCTTGGAGCAGCGCATGACGCCCTGCCTCGTCCCTGCAAGCAGTCCGCTGGGCCAGCTAGAGGGCGGCACGAATATGGTCGTGCTTGAGGGCGACAACGTCGAGCAGGTCGTACTGCGCGGCCCCGGCGCGGGCATGGGCCCCACCGCCAGCGCCGTTATGGGCGACGTCATGGACATCGCGCGCGGCTTTCGCATGCCAGTATTTGGTCGCCCTGCTGCCAGCCTTGAACGTGCGCAGCCCGCCGCAGCAGGCACGCCCGCGCCTTACTATCTGCGCATGTCACTGGCGGACCGCCCCGGCGCGCTGGCCAAGGTAGCGACCGCACTGGGCGAGGCCGGAATTTCCATCGACCGGATGCGCCAGTACGATCATGCCGGCCCTGATGCGCCCGTGCTGATCGTCACGCACAAGGCTGGACGCGACGATCTGGCCCGCGCGCTAGAGGCGATTCCGCACCTTGGCGTTGTCACCGGCACGCCCATCGCGCTGAGGATCGAAAACGTCTGA